The following are encoded together in the Mesotoga infera genome:
- the hslU gene encoding ATP-dependent protease ATPase subunit HslU, with the protein MNREELDDLTPKRIVEELDKYIVGQEKAKRAVAVAMRNRIRRQKLPEEMKRDVIPKNILMMGPTGVGKTEIARRLAELTGSPFTKVEATRFTEVGYVGKNVESIIRELVEVGVNMVKQEKMSEVEGKATYQVEERILESLVPGPQNKGSGAKNILELFQGQQQPKPSQEEIDRIRNRREDYRERLRSGDLEELEIEIEVEDHSQPMIMIPGMEDMGIDMSGVLGGMVPKKTKRRRMRIADARKTLLPLEAEKLLDMDKVVAEAIERVQNRGIVFVDEIDKITFRSGSHGPDVSREGVQRDLLPIIEGTTVTTKHGQIRTDYILFIAAGAFHTAKPSDLIPEFQGRFPIRVELDALTQKDFLRILVEPKNAITKQYAALLETEGVRVVFEEDGLREIARVSYNLNEKIENIGARRLYTVVEKVLEETSFNAPEVPEELIIDGKYVNDKIGEIAADEDLSAFIL; encoded by the coding sequence ATGAACAGAGAAGAACTGGACGACCTGACTCCGAAAAGAATAGTCGAGGAACTCGACAAATACATAGTCGGACAGGAAAAGGCCAAAAGAGCAGTTGCTGTGGCGATGAGAAATAGAATTAGAAGGCAGAAACTTCCAGAAGAGATGAAAAGAGACGTAATACCAAAGAACATACTTATGATGGGTCCCACGGGAGTAGGAAAGACCGAGATAGCAAGAAGGCTGGCAGAACTCACTGGTTCTCCTTTTACCAAAGTTGAGGCAACTAGATTCACTGAAGTGGGTTACGTGGGAAAAAATGTTGAGTCGATAATAAGGGAACTCGTTGAAGTTGGCGTCAACATGGTTAAGCAGGAAAAGATGAGTGAGGTTGAAGGTAAGGCAACTTATCAAGTAGAAGAAAGAATCCTCGAGTCTCTTGTTCCCGGTCCACAGAATAAGGGAAGTGGAGCAAAGAACATTCTTGAGCTTTTCCAGGGCCAGCAGCAGCCAAAACCCAGCCAGGAAGAAATAGACAGAATAAGAAACCGCAGGGAAGACTACAGAGAACGTCTGAGAAGTGGAGATCTCGAAGAACTGGAAATTGAGATCGAAGTCGAAGACCATAGTCAACCAATGATAATGATTCCTGGAATGGAGGATATGGGAATCGACATGTCGGGAGTTCTGGGAGGAATGGTACCGAAAAAGACAAAAAGGCGTAGGATGAGAATCGCCGATGCGAGAAAAACTCTTCTGCCTTTGGAAGCGGAGAAACTTCTTGATATGGATAAAGTTGTGGCTGAAGCGATTGAAAGAGTGCAGAATCGCGGAATAGTTTTTGTAGACGAAATTGACAAGATCACCTTTAGAAGTGGTTCTCACGGACCTGATGTCTCAAGGGAAGGCGTTCAAAGAGATCTTCTTCCGATTATTGAAGGAACGACTGTCACTACCAAACACGGGCAGATAAGAACTGATTACATACTATTCATTGCGGCTGGAGCCTTCCATACTGCAAAGCCGTCTGATTTGATTCCGGAGTTTCAGGGGAGGTTTCCGATAAGGGTTGAGCTTGACGCCCTTACTCAGAAGGATTTTTTGAGGATCCTAGTCGAACCTAAGAATGCTATAACAAAGCAGTATGCTGCGTTACTGGAAACCGAAGGGGTAAGAGTAGTCTTTGAAGAGGACGGTTTGAGAGAGATAGCCAGGGTTTCTTACAACCTAAATGAGAAGATCGAAAACATTGGAGCGAGAAGGCTTTACACGGTAGTTGAGAAAGTCCTTGAGGAGACTTCATTCAATGCACCTGAAGTTCCTGAAGAACTCATTATCGACGGGAAGTATGTTAATGACAAAATCGGTGAGATAGCTGCCGATGAGGACTTAAGTGCCTTCATTCTGTAA
- the fba gene encoding class II fructose-1,6-bisphosphate aldolase codes for MPYVNTKEILEKANKGFYAVPALNINNLEFLQAIVDAGVEERSPVIIETSEGAIKYAGNGDAKLGARLFVSMVKGYADTVEIPVSLHVDHGKNFDILMAAIQSGYSSVMIDASEYPFEKNVNETKKIVEIAHSLGVSVEAELGRLVGIEDNVVVESHEAALVDPDEAKCFVEETKVDFLAPAIGTSHGAFKFKGEARLDFERLKKVKELTGLPLVLHGASSVPEEVKNLAEEYGADFKGAKGVPGEILAESVRFGINKVNTDTDLRMAFIASLREFLAKNPGEFDPRKYFKTPKELVKNVIKARLRLLGCSNKA; via the coding sequence ATGCCGTATGTAAACACCAAGGAAATACTGGAGAAAGCAAATAAGGGATTTTATGCAGTGCCAGCTCTGAATATTAACAACCTTGAGTTTCTTCAGGCAATTGTTGATGCCGGAGTTGAAGAGCGTTCTCCAGTGATAATTGAAACCTCTGAAGGAGCAATTAAGTACGCCGGAAATGGGGACGCCAAACTTGGTGCTAGATTATTTGTTTCAATGGTGAAAGGCTATGCCGATACTGTGGAAATTCCTGTTTCACTTCATGTTGACCATGGAAAGAACTTCGACATTCTTATGGCGGCAATTCAGTCTGGTTATTCATCAGTAATGATTGATGCTTCGGAGTATCCTTTTGAAAAGAATGTAAATGAGACTAAGAAGATAGTAGAGATCGCGCATAGTCTGGGGGTATCAGTTGAAGCGGAACTGGGCAGGTTGGTTGGAATAGAAGACAACGTTGTGGTCGAATCTCATGAGGCAGCACTGGTTGACCCGGATGAGGCAAAATGCTTTGTCGAAGAGACCAAAGTAGATTTTCTTGCACCGGCTATTGGTACGAGCCACGGTGCCTTCAAGTTCAAAGGAGAAGCAAGACTTGACTTTGAAAGGCTCAAGAAAGTGAAGGAGTTAACTGGTCTTCCGCTTGTTCTTCATGGGGCTTCCAGTGTTCCTGAAGAGGTAAAGAACCTCGCCGAAGAATACGGGGCCGATTTCAAAGGGGCCAAAGGTGTGCCGGGAGAGATTCTGGCTGAATCTGTGAGGTTTGGAATAAACAAAGTAAATACTGATACAGATTTGAGAATGGCCTTCATCGCTTCATTAAGAGAGTTTCTTGCAAAAAACCCCGGGGAATTCGATCCGAGGAAATACTTCAAGACACCGAAAGAATTAGTAAAGAATGTGATAAAAGCCAGGTTGAGACTTCTAGGTTGTTCTAATAAAGCATAG
- a CDS encoding cyclic nucleotide-binding domain-containing protein, whose amino-acid sequence MVSSGGLILKGSDSEDRVYMEGDLADPLSIVGGEHSGDLLSVGDSSILVGDKDELKEYLVSKPSRLERFFLDVEEELKLYPRKKACDLDELISTIISRKQHWLREYPPLLFGEKSLYRKGIKLIERKDYPAAQEVLKSYLDQYKNSPLSRPVKLFYSVSCFLNSILEEALSTVMGILESEEDEISKIARFFVCNMGLSESGFKLLYKGPDYSADLFRILRADSRRVRKASSDQIVVEEGRKCGSAIFLLRGEMILLKKRGDEDSVLFSLRSPNSIGEVQVLSNSKWHATVIARGKSEYILVDRNRLVQNLISKSPQDGFKMVEYLLGYMRQTSAY is encoded by the coding sequence ATAGTATCGTCTGGCGGTCTCATCCTCAAGGGATCAGATTCTGAAGATAGGGTTTACATGGAAGGAGATCTCGCTGACCCACTTTCTATTGTTGGTGGAGAGCACAGCGGAGATCTTCTGTCCGTTGGTGATTCTTCAATTCTTGTTGGCGACAAAGATGAGTTGAAAGAATATCTGGTTTCAAAACCTTCAAGACTTGAAAGGTTTTTCCTTGATGTTGAAGAAGAGCTGAAGCTTTATCCCCGAAAAAAGGCCTGTGATCTTGATGAGCTGATTTCTACAATTATCTCCAGGAAGCAACATTGGCTTAGGGAGTATCCCCCTCTGCTTTTTGGTGAGAAATCTCTTTACAGGAAAGGCATAAAGCTAATTGAGAGGAAGGATTATCCGGCCGCTCAGGAGGTTCTGAAGAGTTATCTCGATCAGTACAAGAACTCTCCTCTATCGAGACCGGTGAAGCTGTTCTATTCGGTTAGCTGCTTTTTAAACAGCATTTTAGAAGAAGCTTTGTCAACAGTAATGGGGATTCTGGAAAGCGAAGAAGATGAGATTTCCAAGATTGCAAGATTCTTTGTATGCAACATGGGCCTTTCCGAGTCTGGCTTCAAACTTCTATACAAGGGTCCAGATTACAGCGCAGATCTCTTCAGGATATTGAGAGCAGATTCACGAAGAGTCCGAAAAGCGTCTTCAGATCAAATCGTGGTTGAAGAGGGCAGAAAGTGTGGAAGTGCTATCTTCCTTCTGAGGGGAGAGATGATTCTTCTGAAAAAACGCGGCGACGAGGATTCAGTACTTTTTTCTCTCAGATCCCCAAATTCCATTGGCGAGGTTCAGGTTCTCTCGAATAGCAAATGGCATGCAACCGTGATTGCCAGAGGAAAATCGGAGTACATACTAGTGGACAGAAATAGACTCGTTCAGAACTTGATAAGCAAATCACCTCAAGATGGATTTAAGATGGTCGAATACCTTCTAGGATACATGAGACAGACCAGCGCTTACTGA
- the hslV gene encoding ATP-dependent protease subunit HslV, producing MQDIHGTTILVLRKNEKTVMVGDGQITIGDTVMKGTARKVRKLGDGSVLAGFAGSVADAMTLFEKFEEKLREVNANLKRAAVNLAKEWRTNKVLRNLQALLLVADKESILLVSGNGEVIEPDGDVLAIGSGGSYALAAARALIRHSSLEAEEIATRAMEIASEICIYTNTKFTLETLGGEKQ from the coding sequence ATGCAGGACATTCACGGAACGACAATACTTGTTCTGAGAAAGAATGAGAAGACGGTTATGGTTGGAGATGGTCAGATCACGATCGGAGATACCGTTATGAAAGGAACAGCCAGAAAGGTCAGAAAACTTGGCGACGGTTCGGTTCTGGCAGGTTTTGCAGGTTCTGTGGCCGATGCAATGACCCTTTTTGAGAAATTTGAAGAGAAACTGAGAGAGGTCAACGCTAATCTCAAAAGAGCGGCCGTAAACCTGGCCAAAGAGTGGAGGACAAACAAGGTCCTCAGAAATCTTCAGGCACTTCTTTTGGTTGCCGACAAGGAAAGCATTCTTCTGGTATCAGGTAACGGGGAAGTGATAGAACCAGATGGAGATGTCCTTGCGATAGGATCCGGCGGTTCTTATGCCCTCGCAGCTGCAAGGGCATTAATAAGACACAGTAGTCTCGAGGCGGAAGAGATAGCGACTAGAGCGATGGAGATTGCCAGCGAAATCTGTATTTATACAAATACGAAATTCACTCTGGAAACACTTGGAGGAGAAAAGCAATGA
- the dprA gene encoding DNA-protecting protein DprA gives MERTEYAAIALSGDFVPSEMCKIESAGLSSSQLFHSQIDLNRSKLKNYCKNFPSVAKTISKYKKFITFNDEQYPDSLRNIFEPPAVLFFEGELSLLNSQSILAVVGSRKADRYGVSIAKEYSRSLSETGITIVSGLAVGIDAQAHLGALEGSGSTVGILGTGIDIAYPATNRQLIRSVMERGCVLSEYLPGTPPLKHNFPRRNRIIAGLARAVFVVQATLRSGSLITARLALENGRDVFAVPGDISRRNSEGTNWLIKNGAKLVSECKDILEEFPELVLRELSKERIDSQVLEVLGDGSLTFEELLLRTDLSSKDLIVELTNLQLRGYVYEENGRWNRT, from the coding sequence ATGGAAAGAACAGAATACGCTGCAATAGCTCTTTCTGGTGATTTCGTCCCTTCTGAGATGTGCAAGATAGAGAGCGCGGGACTTAGTAGTTCTCAACTATTCCATTCGCAAATAGATCTCAACAGAAGCAAACTGAAGAATTACTGCAAGAATTTCCCTTCAGTAGCCAAAACCATTTCGAAATACAAGAAATTCATCACTTTCAATGACGAACAATATCCCGATTCCCTGAGAAACATATTTGAACCGCCTGCGGTTCTGTTCTTTGAAGGAGAGCTTTCACTCCTCAACTCGCAAAGTATTCTCGCAGTTGTGGGTTCCAGAAAAGCAGACAGGTACGGTGTCTCTATTGCAAAGGAATACTCCAGATCACTTTCCGAAACCGGCATTACAATAGTCAGTGGTCTCGCCGTCGGAATCGATGCACAGGCTCATCTTGGAGCTCTCGAAGGCAGCGGTTCAACAGTGGGGATACTTGGAACGGGGATCGATATCGCTTATCCTGCAACCAACAGACAGCTTATAAGATCGGTGATGGAAAGAGGCTGTGTCCTTTCAGAGTATCTTCCTGGAACTCCCCCGCTGAAGCATAACTTCCCAAGGAGGAATAGAATCATTGCCGGTCTAGCCAGAGCGGTCTTTGTAGTGCAGGCTACTCTGAGAAGCGGTTCTTTGATAACAGCAAGGCTTGCTCTCGAGAACGGAAGAGATGTGTTCGCTGTTCCGGGCGACATAAGTAGGAGAAACTCAGAAGGAACCAACTGGCTGATCAAGAACGGAGCGAAACTAGTTTCGGAATGCAAAGACATATTGGAAGAGTTTCCCGAGTTAGTCTTGCGTGAGCTTTCTAAAGAAAGGATAGACTCACAAGTTCTAGAAGTCCTGGGAGACGGTTCTCTTACTTTCGAAGAACTCCTATTGAGAACAGATTTATCAAGCAAGGATCTGATTGTTGAACTAACAAATCTGCAGTTGAGAGGTTACGTTTACGAGGAAAACGGGCGTTGGAATAGAACTTAG
- a CDS encoding GNAT family N-acetyltransferase — protein MENNTFRKLQALSKVEIVNLLNLIFSDYVLRMHWTLESFEKDVRENNISLSDSFVATIEGKNAGAVLLSFREKRARIDLMGVTPSFRREGVGFRLVDEAVRIAKWKGCEQIVLEVPQKDKRAISFYEKFGFRQKRGLITFFIRKPGAKGFSLRDSDSGRIIECALVVKDRFKRNPEWEREPTGFSHLEQYSFDSVVNEEGKEIAYCIWQERDSVFYVRDAGPTKGFSFKETIGGLCGIAKDRGLTPLFPTVPEEDPLFLEAQSFEPEILLKQSEMTFRIH, from the coding sequence TTGGAGAATAATACTTTCCGTAAACTGCAAGCCCTTTCAAAAGTGGAAATTGTAAACCTTTTGAATCTGATCTTTTCAGACTATGTATTGAGAATGCACTGGACTCTCGAGAGCTTCGAAAAAGATGTAAGAGAGAACAATATATCTCTCTCAGATTCATTCGTCGCAACTATAGAGGGAAAAAATGCTGGAGCAGTATTGCTGAGCTTCAGAGAGAAGAGAGCAAGAATTGATCTGATGGGAGTTACTCCATCTTTCAGAAGAGAGGGAGTTGGCTTCAGGTTGGTTGATGAAGCAGTAAGAATTGCCAAGTGGAAAGGTTGTGAACAAATAGTCCTTGAAGTTCCACAAAAGGACAAGAGAGCGATCAGCTTCTACGAGAAGTTCGGATTCAGACAAAAGCGCGGGCTTATAACTTTCTTCATCAGAAAACCTGGAGCAAAGGGTTTCTCACTCAGAGACTCGGATTCAGGAAGAATAATAGAATGTGCTCTTGTTGTGAAGGACAGATTCAAGCGAAATCCTGAGTGGGAAAGAGAACCCACGGGATTCAGTCATCTCGAGCAATATAGCTTTGACTCAGTCGTCAATGAAGAAGGAAAAGAAATCGCCTACTGCATTTGGCAGGAAAGGGATTCAGTATTCTATGTTAGGGATGCTGGACCGACTAAAGGCTTTTCCTTCAAGGAGACCATAGGTGGGCTATGCGGTATCGCAAAAGATAGAGGTCTCACCCCCTTGTTTCCTACGGTGCCGGAAGAAGATCCCCTGTTTCTGGAAGCCCAATCTTTTGAACCCGAGATCCTCCTCAAGCAGAGCGAGATGACTTTCAGAATACACTAA
- a CDS encoding acetate kinase — MKILVINCGSSSIKYQLLDAASEKVMAKGLLERIGISGSKLSHKKGDKKFEFEKDIADHTEGLELIINVLQAEDTGVVKNIDEIEAVGHRVVHGGERFASSVLIDDEVVREIEANNFLAPLHNPANIEGIVAAKKMLPSVPHVGVFDTAFHQSMPESSYLYALPYELYRKYKIRRYGFHGTSHRYVAERAASLLGKPLKSLKIITAHIGNGASVAAVKNGRSVDTSMGFTPLEGLVMGTRSGDIDPAIVPFLQEQEGLSAGEVNSLLNKESGMYGLTDRQFSDMRDIEELAIKNEPVCKRAHDVYEYRLAKYIGAYVAAMNGVDAIVFTAGVGENSPYLRANIINKYLGYLGVTIDEEKNKVRGKEIVISTEDSRVGVFVIPTNEELVISRDTRKIVKEGLKELKLWEE, encoded by the coding sequence ATGAAGATTCTTGTAATCAACTGCGGCTCGTCCTCAATCAAGTACCAGCTTCTTGATGCCGCAAGTGAAAAAGTAATGGCCAAAGGATTGCTTGAAAGGATTGGCATATCTGGGTCAAAACTATCCCACAAAAAAGGCGACAAGAAATTTGAGTTTGAGAAGGATATTGCCGATCACACTGAAGGGCTGGAACTAATAATCAATGTATTGCAGGCTGAAGATACAGGTGTTGTGAAGAACATAGATGAAATTGAGGCAGTTGGCCATCGTGTCGTTCATGGCGGAGAAAGATTCGCTTCTTCGGTTCTCATTGACGATGAAGTTGTAAGGGAAATCGAGGCGAACAATTTCCTTGCCCCTCTTCATAATCCAGCGAATATCGAAGGAATTGTGGCGGCGAAGAAGATGCTCCCGTCGGTCCCTCATGTCGGAGTTTTCGATACTGCGTTTCATCAGTCCATGCCAGAATCATCATATTTATATGCATTACCCTATGAGCTCTATAGAAAATACAAGATAAGAAGATATGGTTTCCACGGCACAAGTCACAGATATGTTGCAGAAAGGGCCGCTTCATTACTTGGCAAACCGTTGAAATCTCTTAAGATAATTACCGCCCACATAGGTAATGGTGCGTCTGTCGCAGCAGTAAAGAACGGTAGATCTGTGGATACCTCAATGGGCTTCACACCTCTGGAAGGACTGGTTATGGGGACCCGGTCCGGAGACATAGATCCCGCAATCGTTCCTTTCTTGCAGGAGCAAGAAGGTCTGTCAGCAGGAGAAGTCAACAGTCTGCTGAATAAGGAAAGCGGTATGTATGGACTTACAGACAGGCAGTTTAGTGACATGAGGGATATAGAGGAGCTGGCGATTAAGAACGAACCAGTATGCAAGCGGGCTCATGACGTCTATGAGTACAGATTGGCAAAGTATATTGGAGCATACGTGGCTGCGATGAACGGAGTCGACGCAATAGTCTTTACGGCAGGAGTGGGAGAAAACAGCCCATACCTGAGAGCCAATATTATTAATAAGTACCTCGGATATCTTGGTGTGACGATAGATGAGGAAAAGAACAAAGTTAGAGGGAAGGAAATAGTTATTTCTACCGAAGATTCAAGAGTCGGAGTTTTCGTAATCCCTACAAACGAGGAACTTGTCATTTCCAGGGACACACGCAAAATAGTCAAGGAAGGACTGAAGGAACTGAAACTCTGGGAAGAGTGA